The following are encoded in a window of Methanomassiliicoccales archaeon genomic DNA:
- a CDS encoding CoB--CoM heterodisulfide reductase iron-sulfur subunit A family protein — protein MLEKKIGAVLIVGGGVGGVQAALDLADSGYKVYLIDSSPSIGGGMAQLDKTFPTNDCSMCILSPKLVSAGRHNNIKIITNCEITKVDGCAGHFKVTVAKRFPYVNAEKCTGCGICAEHCPIEGPNWFDENLAPRKAIYIPFPQSVPLVYTIEKGMCIGCGECQKVCPAKAIEFKTCDEETQQIDVGAIILSIGFDKFKAFKKREYGYGIYPNVITNSEFERMLSASGPTGGHIIRPSDGDIPKRIAFIQCVGSRDAQLGHSYCSSICCMAALKEAIIAKEHEAEIHCQIFFMDIRAFGKEFEEYRIRAEKEYGIKIVKNTRVAGIEEDHSTGNLIIRYYKETEDLRDELIEEVFDLVVLSVGMIPSETAQRLCKKLGIKLNEFGFCQTSEFSPLETNIPGVFVCGTFSSPKDIPDTVAQGSAAAAKAGSLLADVRGTLVGEETFPEEINVCDQEPRVGVFVCHCGINIGGVVDVPLVRDYAKTLPNVVYAEDNLYTCSADAQEHIKDVIRKYDLNRIVVASCTPRTHEPLFRNTLKEAGLNPYLFEMANIRDQCSWVHMKEKSKATQKAKDLVRMSVLRASHLQPLSMQKVPIKKAALVIGGGLSGMTAALEIARQGFPVHLVEKNKELGGNLRKIHFLINGSDPKKILNNLEKEVRDHPLIKIHLETTVDNIGGYIGNFSTTLSNGEKVDHGVIVVATGGVEYKPKEYLYGISPKVVTQTQFGDMLLNDNVEADVVVIIQCVGSRNNEYPNCSRICCFTSMANAIELKRRRPETTVYVLYKDIRTYGLNEIYYTEAARLGIVFLRYGEDDPPVLRESDGKLELIVKDQFLMQELAIHPDLVVLNAAVRPNPDNEKLARMLKVPLTKDGYFLEAHMKLRPVDFATEGIFLAGLAHWPKLMDESIAQACGAAARATTILAKDELETEAAVSVVNDAKCRGCGRCEEICEFAAPTVREVAPGIFKAFINPALCKGCGACAVACCNGAITTKHFTDEQVLAMVEAALRGEVV, from the coding sequence ATGCTAGAGAAAAAGATCGGGGCCGTGCTTATTGTGGGTGGGGGTGTAGGAGGAGTTCAAGCAGCACTCGACCTTGCGGATTCCGGCTACAAAGTCTACCTTATTGATTCCAGCCCTAGCATTGGTGGAGGAATGGCGCAACTCGACAAGACGTTCCCTACCAATGACTGTTCGATGTGCATATTATCACCCAAACTCGTTTCCGCTGGAAGACATAATAATATAAAAATTATTACAAACTGCGAAATCACAAAGGTGGATGGTTGCGCAGGCCATTTCAAAGTCACTGTTGCAAAACGCTTTCCCTATGTTAATGCTGAAAAATGTACTGGCTGTGGAATATGTGCAGAGCACTGTCCGATAGAGGGGCCCAACTGGTTTGATGAGAATCTAGCACCGAGAAAAGCTATCTACATTCCGTTTCCACAGTCGGTTCCGCTTGTATATACCATTGAAAAGGGAATGTGCATCGGGTGCGGTGAATGTCAGAAGGTTTGCCCCGCGAAGGCGATCGAGTTCAAAACATGTGATGAGGAAACGCAACAGATCGATGTTGGTGCGATCATACTAAGCATAGGTTTTGACAAGTTCAAAGCATTCAAAAAACGAGAGTATGGATATGGCATTTATCCTAATGTAATCACAAACTCAGAATTCGAGCGCATGCTAAGCGCTTCTGGTCCGACTGGAGGCCATATTATTCGGCCTTCCGATGGCGACATTCCCAAAAGAATTGCATTTATTCAGTGCGTTGGATCACGAGATGCTCAACTTGGTCATTCTTACTGTTCATCGATATGCTGCATGGCGGCACTTAAGGAAGCGATCATCGCAAAAGAACACGAAGCGGAAATCCATTGCCAAATATTTTTCATGGACATCAGAGCTTTTGGAAAGGAGTTTGAAGAATACAGAATACGAGCCGAAAAAGAATACGGAATCAAGATCGTTAAGAATACCCGAGTGGCGGGTATCGAAGAGGATCATTCAACGGGTAATCTCATCATCAGATATTACAAAGAAACAGAAGATCTTAGAGATGAATTGATCGAGGAGGTCTTTGATCTTGTCGTTCTATCAGTAGGTATGATCCCATCAGAAACTGCACAGCGGCTTTGTAAGAAACTTGGCATTAAACTCAATGAATTCGGTTTTTGTCAGACTTCAGAATTCTCACCTCTCGAGACGAATATACCAGGAGTTTTCGTGTGTGGCACTTTCTCGTCGCCAAAGGATATCCCCGATACCGTCGCTCAAGGAAGCGCGGCCGCTGCAAAAGCTGGGTCGCTGTTGGCTGATGTCCGAGGGACGCTCGTCGGTGAAGAAACATTTCCTGAGGAAATTAACGTATGTGATCAAGAGCCAAGAGTGGGTGTATTCGTCTGTCATTGTGGCATAAATATAGGAGGAGTTGTCGACGTTCCATTAGTAAGAGATTATGCAAAGACACTTCCAAATGTCGTTTATGCAGAGGATAATCTTTACACATGTTCGGCTGATGCGCAGGAGCACATTAAAGATGTAATAAGAAAATATGATTTGAACCGCATTGTCGTTGCCTCATGTACACCGAGAACGCACGAACCGTTGTTCCGCAATACGCTGAAAGAAGCGGGTCTTAATCCCTATCTTTTCGAGATGGCGAATATCCGAGATCAATGTTCTTGGGTACATATGAAAGAGAAAAGTAAGGCCACTCAAAAGGCAAAGGACCTCGTTAGAATGTCTGTACTCAGAGCGTCACATCTTCAGCCGCTTTCGATGCAGAAGGTGCCTATAAAGAAAGCCGCTCTGGTCATAGGTGGTGGCCTCAGTGGCATGACCGCAGCTTTAGAAATTGCAAGGCAAGGATTTCCTGTGCATCTCGTGGAGAAGAATAAGGAACTTGGGGGAAATCTTAGAAAGATTCATTTCCTCATTAACGGCTCCGATCCGAAGAAAATTCTCAACAATCTGGAAAAAGAGGTAAGGGATCATCCATTAATAAAAATTCACCTCGAGACAACAGTTGATAATATCGGGGGTTACATTGGAAATTTCAGCACGACGCTATCAAATGGTGAAAAGGTCGATCACGGCGTAATTGTGGTTGCTACTGGAGGCGTTGAGTACAAGCCAAAAGAGTATTTGTATGGAATATCGCCTAAGGTCGTCACGCAAACGCAATTCGGCGATATGCTCTTGAACGACAATGTCGAAGCAGATGTAGTTGTCATCATACAGTGTGTGGGTTCGAGAAACAATGAATATCCAAACTGTAGTAGAATATGTTGTTTTACTTCCATGGCGAATGCAATTGAGTTGAAACGAAGACGCCCAGAAACAACCGTCTATGTCTTGTATAAAGATATCCGAACATACGGACTCAACGAAATTTATTACACAGAAGCTGCTCGTCTGGGAATTGTGTTTCTCAGGTACGGAGAAGATGATCCTCCAGTGCTGAGAGAATCGGACGGGAAGCTTGAGCTTATTGTAAAAGACCAATTCCTAATGCAGGAATTGGCGATTCATCCCGATCTTGTGGTGTTGAATGCGGCAGTAAGACCAAACCCAGATAATGAAAAACTCGCAAGAATGCTTAAAGTTCCTCTGACGAAGGATGGATACTTCCTTGAAGCGCACATGAAGCTGAGGCCTGTGGATTTCGCGACCGAGGGAATATTCCTTGCGGGTCTTGCTCATTGGCCGAAACTCATGGATGAAAGCATTGCGCAAGCATGTGGTGCCGCAGCTAGGGCCACTACGATACTGGCAAAAGATGAACTGGAAACAGAGGCTGCAGTGTCGGTCGTAAATGATGCAAAGTGTCGCGGATGTGGAAGGTGCGAAGAGATCTGCGAGTTTGCGGCACCAACCGTGAGGGAGGTTGCACCAGGAATATTCAAAGCTTTCATCAATCCGGCGCTCTGTAAGGGATGCGGCGCGTGCGCTGTCGCTTGCTGCAATGGGGCAATAACAACAAAGCATTTCACCGATGAGCAGGTATTGGCGATGGTCGAGGCGGCACTAAGGGGGGAGGTTGTATAA
- a CDS encoding hydrogenase iron-sulfur subunit, with translation MSDFEPQIVAFCCNWCSYAGADLAGVSRFQYPPNARIIRVMCSGRVEPQFILRAFELGADGVLVAGCHIGDCHYISGNEKCQERIKITSELLDLLGIENKRLRLEWISASEGAKFAETMRSFTEELRKLGPNPLKGGK, from the coding sequence ATAAGCGATTTCGAGCCTCAAATTGTTGCATTCTGTTGTAATTGGTGTTCCTATGCGGGAGCAGATCTTGCGGGTGTAAGCAGATTTCAATATCCTCCTAACGCAAGAATCATTCGAGTGATGTGCTCTGGGCGAGTAGAACCACAATTTATCCTCAGAGCTTTTGAACTAGGTGCGGATGGTGTTCTGGTTGCAGGTTGCCATATCGGGGACTGTCATTATATTTCCGGCAACGAGAAATGTCAAGAGAGGATAAAGATCACAAGCGAACTGCTTGATCTCTTGGGAATTGAAAATAAACGATTGCGTCTCGAGTGGATTTCGGCTTCAGAGGGCGCAAAATTCGCAGAAACAATGCGATCATTCACAGAAGAGTTGAGGAAACTCGGTCCTAATCCATTGAAGGGAGGGAAATGA